A genomic window from Scophthalmus maximus strain ysfricsl-2021 chromosome 17, ASM2237912v1, whole genome shotgun sequence includes:
- the c1qtnf6a gene encoding complement C1q tumor necrosis factor-related protein 6: protein MLGVLLILSLSSLVALVPPPPAPPALCKSCCDHLEPAEGSGAQPITEGFNHVPEVRTYINMTILKGDKGERGDRGTPGKAGHDGPPGSRGPMGSEGAKGQAGLPGDPCKVQYSAFSLGRRKSLHSLESYQALVFDTVFVNLDGHFDMFKGKFSCHIPGIYLFNVNIHTWNFKETYLHIMQNDKEQAIVYGQPGDRSIMQSQSLLLELELNDEVWVRQYKRERENAIYSDDVDVYITFNGYLIRASVNDY from the exons ATGCTGGGGgtcctcctcatcctgtccctctcctccctggtgGCTCTGGTCCCGccccctcctgcccctcctgccctCTGCAAGTCCTGCTGCGATCACCTGgagccagcagagggcagcggGGCCCAGCCGATCACAGAGGGGTTCAACCATGTGCCCGAGGTCCGCACCTACATCAACATGACCATCCTCAAAG GTGACAAAGGAGAACGTGGCGACAGAGGAACACCAGGTAAAGCTGGACACGATGGCCCCCCAGGCTCCAGGGGGCCCATGGGCTCAGAAGGCGCTAAGGGCCAGGCAGGTCTTCCAGGAGACCCCTGCAAAGTGCAGTACTCTGCCTTCTCTCTTGGCCGTCGCAAATCCCTCCACAGCCTGGAGTCCTACCAGGCGCTGGTGTTTGACACGGTCTTCGTCAACCTTGACGGCCACTTTGACATGTTCAAAGGGAAGTTCTCCTGCCACATCCCGGGGATCTACCTCTTCAACGTCAACATTCACACGTGGAACTTCAAGGAGACATATCTACACATCATGCAGAATGACAAAGAGCAGGCCATCGTGTATGGCCAGCCCGGCGACCGCTCCATCATGCAGAGCCAGagcctgctgctggagctggagctgaacGACGAGGTGTGGGTCCGACAGTACAAGAGGGAGCGGGAGAACGCGATTTACAGTGATGATGTAGACGTCTACATCACTTTCAATGGATACCTCATCAGAGCTAGTGTGAACGACTATTGa
- the il2rb gene encoding interleukin-2 receptor subunit beta, translating into MSRIVAMAMEMSWPLCVLIVLFSADAANSHKRSQGLSCVNDFVNNVNCTWNSTPVAPGVNCWIHGTKKIWFFENNTRHSRLMTQSCKLKQHKTSPPGCSFSFENEEFNFFEVNNISVECNGKFLENLTNYRPRSHIKMNPPGVPAVSSAANETRISWSPGSLQSGLIQTFDFQVEIKLKKQTRAEVSTLYTQEQQLRIPAWKLKGPCQVRVRVKPSDRHNSHWSDWSPTTSWTGATDVARTPTDQDWLPMQLVMWAVLLTVGFLVATLVFHISCVTKGHLKLKPVPNPSKYFPTLHSVHGGHLKNWLNPQSASETFFTVQPCDHISPVEVGESWKVVPSTSPSSSSTIALLHISSYPSAGSDTSRAVRDSSSCFSNMGYFMSSYSSSVARSDTNPAYFTYQDEFHNDPNFHLALCPSLTCLSAYESLKREPQSPDSGFGFGQEDEEDKKNEKGTDVEGEGVSDDLQSSPLLVLPLHPPPRVCPPSSAPAPPHLPSLNQTCSDSQEEDAPVVDACENYAAWPIAGTMCRSSSMPSEPGKTGYLTLKELQTTFSNKSI; encoded by the exons ATGAG TCGTATTGTGGCCATGGCCATGGAGATGTCGTGGCCCTTATGTGTCCTGATAGTTCTGTTTTCGGCGGATGCAGCCAACTCCCACAAACGGTCGCAAG GACTCTCCTGTGTAAATGACTTTGTCAACAATGTCAACTGTACATGGAACAGCACTCCGGTGGCTCCTGGTGTCAACTGTTGGATCCATGGCACGAAGAAAATCTGGTTCTTTGAGAACAACACAAGACATTCCAGACTTATGAC tcaaagcTGCaagctgaaacaacacaaaacctCTCCTCCAGGCTGTAGTTTTTCCTTCGAAAATGAA GAATTCAACTTCTTTGAAGTCAACAACATCAGTGTGGAGTGTAATGGCAAGTTTTTGGAGAACCTCACAAATTATAGGCCGCGCAGTCACA taaAGATGAATCCTCCAGGTGTCCCCGCTGTCAGCAGCGCTGCTAATGAGACCCGCATATCATGGAGTCCAGGCAGTCTTCAGTCAGGCTTAATCCAAACCTTTGACTTCCAAGTTGAgatcaaactaaaaaaacagacaagggcG GAAGTCAGTACTTTGTATACACAAGAACAACAGCTAAGAATACCTGCTTGGAAGCTTAAAGGCCCCTGCCAGGTCAGGGTGAGAGTCAAGCCCAGTGACAGGCATAACAGCCACTGGAGCGACTGGAGTCCGACAACATCCTGGACTGGAGCAACAGATGTGGCAAGAACACCAACGGATCAAG ATTGGCTGCCGATGCAACTGGTCATGTGGGCAGTGCTGTTGACTGTGGGTTTCCTTGTTGCAACGCTGGTCTTTCACATTAGCTGCGTGACTAAGGG GCATCTCAAATTGAAGCCGGTACCAAACCCTTCCAAATACTTCCCCACTCTCCACTCTGTCCACGGAGGCCATCTGaag AATTGGCTGAATCCTCAGTCTGCTTCTGAAACATTCTTCACTGTTCAGCCATGTGACCACATCTCCCCGGTGGAGGTGGGTGAAAGCTGGAAGGTGgtcccctccacctctccctcctccagctccaccatcGCACTGCTCCACATCAGTAGCTACCCCTCTGCTGGCTCGGACACTAGCAGGGCTGTTCGTGattcttcctcctgcttctctaaCATGGGCTACTTCATGTCCAGCTACTCCAGCAGCGTAGCTCGATCTGACACCAATCCTGCCTACTTCACCTATCAGGATGAATTCCACAATGATCCCAACTTTCACCTCGCCCTCTGCCCTTCCCTCACCTGTCTTTCAGCCTACGAGAGCTTGAAGAGGGAGCCACAGAGCCCAGACTCCGGTTTTGGCTTTGgacaggaagatgaagaggacaagaaaaatgaaaagggcacGGATGTAGAAGGGGAAGGGGTTTCAGATGATCTCCAGAGCTCACCTCTTCTTGTCCTCCCTCTGCATCCTCCTCCCCGGGTgtgccctccctcctctgctccagccCCGCCTCATCTTCCCAGTCTAAATCAGACATGCTCTGATAGCCAAGAGGAAGATGCGCCTGTGGTAGATGCATGTGAAAACTATGCGGCCTGGCCGATAGCTGGTACCATGTGCAGGTCTTCCTCAATGCCCTCTGAGCCCGGCAAAACAGGCTATCTCACCCTCAAAGAACTTCAGACCACATTTAGCAATAAATCCATATGA